In Candidatus Saccharimonadales bacterium, one genomic interval encodes:
- a CDS encoding glycosyltransferase produces the protein MDILITIVTIYIVFGFIRAIYRLATGFLYTPLANNSTDDKKYTPLVTVVIPAWNEAVGITSTVRSVINNGYPKLEIIIVDDGSTDTTATKVKEIIKKSQQLVKLITQVNSGKSGALNAGIARAEGELILTLDADSYLEPGSIAKMVKALADDAYSVAIGEVVVGNTNTWLGRAQHYEYSVGFHIKRAQHVFDSAYIFPGALTMFRTTVLQEVGEFTDYSSTEDLDISMRIKMAGHKIAYVDSAICVTEGASTVRGLLNQRTRWRHGYLECLLHHKDFLLSPKKGWYLTLVDLPLQIFGVIEVLMFPLILGLLCYLLAANINPLALVAAYCLVPFILLMLGDLREKYQQLNLWIFAVPIMLIFIETIEYIALLKSLYRTVYRKRTVWTVWQRTGVDN, from the coding sequence GTGGATATACTCATTACAATCGTCACCATTTATATCGTATTTGGTTTCATACGAGCGATTTACCGTTTGGCAACTGGCTTCTTATATACTCCATTAGCGAATAATTCAACAGATGATAAAAAGTACACACCGTTAGTGACCGTAGTCATTCCAGCCTGGAACGAAGCAGTTGGCATCACCAGCACAGTGCGTTCAGTCATTAACAATGGCTACCCGAAATTAGAGATAATTATTGTAGACGATGGATCGACAGATACTACCGCTACGAAAGTAAAAGAGATCATTAAAAAAAGCCAGCAGTTGGTTAAACTGATAACACAAGTAAATAGTGGAAAATCAGGAGCTCTAAATGCCGGCATCGCTAGAGCAGAGGGCGAACTTATACTTACGCTTGATGCAGACTCCTATCTCGAGCCAGGCAGTATCGCTAAAATGGTTAAAGCTCTTGCTGATGACGCCTACAGTGTAGCAATTGGTGAAGTTGTGGTCGGAAACACAAACACATGGCTTGGACGCGCGCAACATTACGAGTATTCTGTTGGTTTTCATATAAAACGAGCTCAGCATGTATTCGACTCCGCATACATCTTCCCCGGTGCATTAACGATGTTTCGCACTACAGTATTGCAAGAAGTTGGTGAATTTACTGATTATAGTAGCACTGAGGATTTAGATATTTCTATGCGCATCAAGATGGCAGGCCACAAGATTGCTTATGTAGACTCGGCTATCTGCGTAACAGAAGGAGCATCTACTGTACGCGGTTTGCTAAATCAACGAACACGCTGGCGTCATGGCTATCTTGAGTGTTTGCTCCATCATAAAGATTTCTTGCTCTCTCCGAAGAAAGGTTGGTATCTCACGCTTGTAGATTTACCTTTGCAGATATTTGGCGTAATTGAAGTTCTTATGTTCCCTCTGATTCTAGGCCTTTTATGCTATCTGCTGGCGGCAAATATAAATCCTCTAGCACTTGTTGCTGCATATTGTTTAGTCCCATTTATACTTTTGATGCTAGGCGACCTGCGTGAAAAATATCAACAGTTAAACTTGTGGATATTCGCGGTACCGATCATGCTGATTTTCATAGAGACTAT